The genomic segment CAGCCGATCACCGTGACGCGGTCGGCCATCGTCGTCCGTCTCCTGGAGCTGTGGGGGGTGCGTGAGGGGGTGCGTCCGCCGGTGGGGCCGTGCCCGCGTGGTGGTCCGGGTAGAGGTTATCGGGTCGCTCCGGAGGGCCGGTCCGGAGGGGACGCGGCCGGCTGCCCCGTCAGTTCCAGTCGTTGTAGGTGCCGTAGCCGCCCGCGTCGGCGAGCTGTTCGGCGACGCCTTCGATGTCCTCCGGGAGGAGGCCCCAGACGATCAGGTCGGTGCGGAAGTCGACCCAGCCGCCGTCCTCCGTCTGCGTCCGCGCTATCCGGGCGTTGCGCAGGACGCCCTCGCTGATGCAGCCGAGCTTCTGGGCGACCTGCTGGGAGGCGGTGTTGTCGGCCTGGGTGCGCAACTCGATCCGCTCGAAGGCCTGGTCGCGGAAGAGCCACTCGGCGAGCGCCAGCACGGATTCGGTGGCGTACCCCTCGCCGCGCGCCCAGTGGGCGGTGACGTAGACGACCTCGGTGGAGCGGGTGCGCCAGTCGGTGTTGAGCAGCCGTACGGAGCCCACGAGCCGCTGGGTGAGGAACTCGTGGACGGCGAAGACGATGCCGTGGCCCTGGGTGCGCTCGCCCGGGGCGATCCTCCGGATCCAGCGCTCGGCGTCGATCCGCGTGTACGGGTGCGGGGCGTCCGTCCAGGCGGTGACGGCCTCGTCGTTCATCATGTCGGCCAGTGCCGGGAGGTCCGCCATGTCGTAGGGGCGCAGCACCAGTCGGTCCGTGCTGATCGAGATCGACGGAAACGTGGTAGTCATGCGCAGCTCCATGCCGAAGACCGGTAAAGGCACAGCATGCAGTATCGGGCGCGCGCCGTGCATGGGCGGGTCCGTACGGCCGGAGCCCCGCACCTCCTCGGCGGGAGGTGCGGGGCTCCGTGGGCGTGCGCGGGGCGCCGCGCGGTGTCCGACGACTCGTGCCGGACACGGCCTGGTCAGGAAGCGGCCGGGGTACCGAACGCGGGGATGACCGAGCCCTTGTAGGTGTCCTCGATGAACTTCTTGACCTCGTCGCTGTTGAGGAGCTTGGCGAGCTTCTCGACGCGGGGGTCCTTCTCGCCGCCCTTCTTGACGACCAGGATGTTGGCGTAGGGGTTGCCCTCAGCCTTCTCGATGGCGAGCGCGTCCTTCGACGGCGTGAGCTTGGCCTCGATCGCGTAGTTGCCGTTGATCACGGCGGCGTCGACGTCGTCCAGGGCGCGGGGCACGGTGGCGGCCTCCAGCTCCTTGAACTTCAGGCCCTTGGCGTCGGTGATGTCGCTCAGCTTGGCGTCGGTGCCGACACCGGCCTTGAGCGTGATCAGGCCCTCGTCGGCGAGGAGCAGGAGCGCGCGGCCCTCGTTGGTGGTGTCGTTGGGCACCGCGATCGTCTGGCCGGACTTGATGCCGGAGACGGACTTGACCTTCTTGGAGTAGAGGCCGAGCGGCTCCAGGTGGACGTTGACGACCGGCACGAGGTGGGTGCCGTTCTTCTTGTTGAAGTCGTCCAGGTAGGGCTTGTGCTGGAAGAAGTTGGCGTCGATCTGGCCGGTCTCGGTGGCGGTGTTCGGCAGGACGTAGTCCGTGAACTCCTTGACCTCCAGCTTGAGGCCGGCCTTCGCCGCGAGGTTCTTCTTCACGAAGTTGAGGATGTCGGCGTGCGGCGTCGGGGACGCGCCCACGACGAGCGCCTTGGAGGTGTCGGCGCTCGCGCCGGTGCCGCCGGCGGACGGGTCGGAGTCCGTACCGCAGGCGCTCAGGCCCAGGGCGAGGGCGGCGGTGGCGGCGGCTGCCGCGGAGAGCTTGATGGTCTTGCGCACGAAAAGTGCCTCTTTCGGGTGGTGGAACGCCCGGACAAGGAGTGCGGGCTCGGCCGTCGCCGCGGGTTCGTAACAACGGGGGCCGTTACGGGTGCGGGACGGAGGTCTGTGGTGCCTCGGGAGGGCGGGCCTCAGGAGGCGGTGCGGCCCCGGCGGGCCAGCAGGCGTCCGGCGAGGTCGCCGATGAGCTGCACGACGGTCACGATGACGATGAGCAGCACGACGGTCACGATCATGAACTGGTTGTCGAAGCGCTGGAATCCGTAGGTGACGGCCTTGGACCCGAGCCCTTCGCCGCCCACGGCGCCGGCCATCGCGGAGTAGCCGATGAGCACGATCACGGTGGTGGTGATCCCGGAGATCAGCGAGGGCAGGGCCTGCGGCAGCAGGACCTTGCGGACGATGGTGGGAATGGAGCCGCCCATCGACTGGACCGCTTCGACGAGCCCGTGGTCGACCTCGCGGACGGCGGTCTCCACCAGCCGCGCGAAGAAGGGGATGGCACCGACGGCCAGCGGGACGATCATCGCGGTCGGGCCGATGAAGGTGCCGACGACCCAGGTCGTGAAGGGGATCAGCGCGATCAGCAGGATGATGAAGGGCAGCGAGCGGCCGATGTTGACGACCGCGCCGACGATCTTGTTGACCACGGTGTTCTGGAGCAGTCCGCCCTTGTCGGTGAGGACCAGCAGCACACCGAGGGGCAGGCCGACGGCGACGGTGACGACCGCGGACCACAGCACCATGTAGAGGGTGTCGACGGTGCCCTGGGTCAGCAGGGGCTGCATTTCGGACCAGGTCACTTCGCGGCCTCCTCGGTGAGCGGGGCGGGGGTCTGTACGGGGATCGCGGTGGCGGCCGCCTCGTCCACGACCTCGGCCCGCAGCCCCTGCTCGCGCAGGAAGCCGATGGGCACGACGTTCTCCTCGAAGCCGCCGGGCAGCTCGATGCGCATCCGGCCGATCTGGTTGCCGCCCACGGTGTCCATGGCCGCGCCGAGGATCGAGATGTCGATGTTGTACGTACGGGAGAGCTGGGAGATCACCGGGCGGCCGGCCGCGTCGCCGTGGAAGGTGACGTCGACGACCGTGCGGCCGGGGCCGGAGGTGCCGCCGCCGACCGGGAAGAGTTCGTGGGCCAGCTCGGAGCCGGGGGTGGCGAGGAGCTCGCCGACCGTGCCGGACTCGACCACACGGCCCCGGCGCATCAGCGCGGCGGAGTCGCAGATCGTCTTGACGACGTCCATCTCGTGCGTGATGAGCAGCACGGTCAGGCCGAGCTGCTGGTTGAGGTCGCGCAGCAGTTGGAGGATGGAGCGGGTGGTCTCGGGGTCCAGCGCCGAGGTCGCCTCGTCGGAGAGGAGCACCTTCGGGTCGCCGGCCAGGGCGCGGGCGATGCCGACGCGCTGCTTCTGGCCGCCGGAGAGCTGTCCGGGGTACGCCTTGGCCTTGTCGCCGAGGCCGACCAGGTCGAGCAGTTCGAGAGCCTTGCGGGAGCGGTCGCGGCCGGGCACGCCGAGGATCTCCAGCGGGAGTTCCACGTTGCCCTGGACGGTGCGCGAGGCCAGCAGGTTGAAGTGCTGGAAGACCATGCCGATACGGCTGCGCGCCTCGCGCAGCTCCTTGCCCGCCCGCCGGCCACGGCCGGCGAGGGCGGTGAGGTCCTGGCCGGCCACGGTCACGGTGCCGGAGGTGGGGCGCTCCAGCAGGTTGACGCAGCGGATGAGGGAGGACTTGCCGGCGCCGCTCTGGCCGATGACACCGAAGACCTCGCCCTCCTCGACGTGCAGATCGACTCCGTCGAGTGCGGTGACCTCGCGGTCGCGCGACTGGTAGACCTTCGTGAGGCCCGAAGTGGTGATCACAGGGTTTCCGTCACTGTCGAGTGCTCGCGGCGTGGTTGTCCGCCGGGCACGGGGCATTCGTCCGGGGGAGACTCACCGGCTCTCGTCGGCCGGGGTCTCGGCACGGTCGCGGCACCGGAGTGCCGGTCGAGGCCGTGCGGGACCGACGCGTTCCTTCCCGGGGCGACCGGGAGGCGACGGCGTCGGCGGGTTCTCGCTTCGGGGCGCGAGACACTGGCGGGGGCCCTCAGATGGCGCGCATTCGACACGTACAACGAGCACCGGGCGCGCTGATCGCCTCGGTCGCAGGGGTGCGGCTGCTCGTCGTGGTCATGCCCCAAGTAAAACAGACGTAACAGAGCGCGGAACCGGCGCGTCCGCATAGCGGACTCCGGGACGGGGCCCGCCGCTTCTGACCGCGCCTCCGCAGCCACTTCCTCGTACACCTCGCTGACCTGCGTAAACGCGAGGGCGGGCCGGGCCCGACCGGACGGGGTCCGGGCCTTCGCCCGGTCCGGGCGCCTGTGGCGGACGCCACGGGGCCCGGCCCGGAGGCTCGTGTACCGGCCGCCGGGCGCTCGGGCTCACCGGCCGCCGGGCGCTCGCCTGCCGGCCGCCGGGCAGGAGCCGCCGGGCCTGGAGCGGCCGTCCAGGGGCCCGCCCCTCCGCTTTCGTATACGAGTGCCGGGAGCCGGGGCCGGAGGCGGGCACGGGGTCCGGCCGTAATACCCTCGGCTCATGCTCGACGCCCTGACGGTCACGCTCGCCGTGGCCGCGCTCGCCCTCGCCGCCTGGTGCGGATTCGCCGCATACCGGGACCAGCCGACCAAGGACTGGCACTTCATCGGTATGGCGGTCGTCACGCTGCTGGCGCTCGCCCAGCTGGTGGTGGGGATCGTGCAGCTGGCGCGCGGCGAGCGCCCGGACCAGGGCATGACGATCTTCATCTGCTATCTCATCGGCTGCTTCGCGGCCGTGCCCGCGGCCGGTTTCCTGTCGTTGACCGAGCGGACCCGCTGGGGCTCGGCGACGGTGGCCGCCGGCGCGGTGGTGCTGGCCGTGCTCGAAGTACGGCTCTACGACATCTGGGGAAACTGACGTGACCGACACCGAGCGCACCGAGACCCCGGCGTCGGCCGGAGCGACGGCGCAGAAGCCGTCGTTCGACCTGGGGACCGGCCCGGGACGCGTACTCGTCTGGTTCTACGGGGTGTTCACGGTCGCCGCCGCCTCGCGGGCGATCGTCCAGATCATCCTGGACTTCGGCAAGGCACCGCTGGCGTACGTGCTGTCGGCCGTCGCCGCCCTGGTGTACGGGTTCATCACGTACTCCCTGGTGCGCGGCGGGGAGAAGGCCCGCCGGGCCGCCCTGGTCTGCTGCGCCGCCGAACTGACGGGCGTTCTGATCGTCGGTACGTGGACGATGGTGGAGCCCTCCGCCTTCGCCGACGCCACCGTCTGGTCGGACTTCGGCATGGGCTACGTCTTCATCCCGGTGATCCTCCCGATCACCGGGCTGCTCTGGCTGCGCCGGGCCAAGCGCGCCTGAGACGGGCTCCGTTCCCGTGCCGTGCGCCCCGGCCGGATCGCGCGGTCCCGCCCTGCGCCGTGCACCCGGGCGGGACTTCGCGTTCTCGACGGCCGACGGACGGGGAGTCGCCGGCCGGACACCACCTACGCGCTCGCCAGGTACTCCTCGGCAGCCGCGACTTCCTTCTCCAGCAGGATCAGGCGTACGCCGTCCTCGCCCGTCTCCGCGCCGACCTGCGCGTATCCGGCGCGACGGTAGAGGCGCAGGTTGTTCTCGCTGCGGTGCCCGGTGTGCAGCCGGAAGCGGGTGGCGGCGCGCTCGGCCGTGAGTCCGGCCTCCGCCGCGCGCAGCAGCCGGGCCCCTAGGCCGTGGCCCTGGAGCCGGGGGTGGACGCAGAGTTTGGCGATCCTGCCGGTGCCGTCGTCCGCGGTGGATCCGCGGACCGCGCCGACGACCTCGTCGCCGAGCCGGGCCACGAAGACCAGGTCGGTGGCGAGTTCGGCCTGGACGGACTCCAGGGTCTGGACGAGCGGGTCGATCCGGTAGTTCCCGTAGAGCTCCGCCTCGCTCTGGAAACAGAGGTACTGGAGCCTGAAGAGCTGTTCGGCGTCGTCCGGGGTCGCCGCCGAGATGATCACGCTCATGCCCATGTGTGCATGCCTTCCGCTCACCTGATAGGCCGATTGTCTAACGCACCCTTCCCCGCGCGCGGGGAGCGGCAACCTCCGCCGCGAGGATTATGCGAAGACATCCCAGACATCGGGAACGCATCGGCCCCAGACTCCCCTGTGACATACCCAACTCCCCCGCGATCTCGCGGTAGGTGCGGTCGCCCGGGTCGAGCAGTGCGGTCAGCAGTCCGGTGCAGCGGCCGGGCAGCCGGGCGACCGCCGCGCGCAACGCCCGCCGCTCGTCGGCGCCGAGGGTCGCGCGCTCGGGGCAGCTGTCCGGTCCGGCGTCGGGTCCCTCGTCCGCGTGCGGGTGTTCGCGCAGGGCGGCGCGGCGGGCCCGGCGGACATCGGCGCGTACGGTGTCGCGCACCCAGCGGGCCGGGTCGGGCAGTGCTGCGCCGGAGGCGAGGCGCTCCAGCAGCCGCAGCCAGACGGTCTGTTCGAGGTCGGCCGGGTCCGTTCCGGCCGCCGGCGACTCGGCCGTCACCTCGGCGCGGACCAGTGGATGCAGGGCCGTCAGCACCACGACGGTGTACGCGGTGGGAGCGGCCGGCCCTCGGTCGGTACGGTCGGCACGGCCGACAGCGCACGCGGCGCGGTGGTCGGCGCACGCGGCAGAGCGGTCGGCGCACGCGGCGCGATCGTCGGCAGGGGTAACGGCACGGTGGCCGGCGGGGATCACGCCCGCTCAACGCGCCCCACGCGCGGCTGGTTGCCGTACGCGGGAAGTCCCACCCGACCGGGGCACGGCGGGCATTGCGCTGACGCGGCCCCGTGAGGATGGCGCGCCCCCGTGAGGCGAGGCGGCCCCGTGAGGCGGACCGACATGCGTGCCCCGGTCGGGCGGAGGGGCCCGTCAGGCGCGGCGGGCGTCGGCCGCCGCGAGGAGCGCGGTGTCGGCGTTGTCGGAGAAGATGCCGTCGATGCCCGTGGCGAAGTACGCGCGGAAGGCTCCGAAGGCGTCCCCGTAGGCGTTGGGGTCGGTGCCCCGGCGGAACTCGGACGGCAGGAAGGTGTTCTCGTTGCGCATCGTGTACGGGTGCAGGATCAGCCCCTGCGCGTGCGCGTCCCGGACCAGCGTGGTCGGGGCGGCGAGGCGGCCGGCGGAGTCCCTGGGGACGACCAGGTCGAGGGTGGGGCCGATGCCCTGGGCGAAGGTGGCCATCCACTTCAGGCCGGCCGGGGTGACGAGGTCGGCGACGGTGCGCGGGTCGCCCGCCTCGGTGAAGTCCCAGGGGCGGGAGTTCGCGCCGCCGAGCAGCACGATGCGCGGGGTGGAGACCAGCCGGGAGAGCCGCCGCACGGAGTCGGGCTCGAAGGACTGGAGGATGAGGGCGGCGTCGGCGCGGTCGCGCCCGTACCGGCGCAGCAGCTTGGCGAGCGGCTCCTCCAGGGCGAGCCCGAGGCCCCGGAAGTACGAGGGGTGCTTGGTCTCGGTGTAGAGCCAGACCGGCTTGCCGCGCTTGCGGCCCTCGGCTTCGGCCCAGCGCAGGACCTCTTCGAAGGTGGGGATCTCCCAGCGGCCGTCGTAGAGGGTGTTCTTCTGGCGGTTGCCGGGGATGCGCTCGGTGGCCCTCAGGGTCTTCAGCTCGGCGAGGGTGAAGTCCTCGGTGAACCAGCCGGTGAGCGCGACCCCGTCGACCGTCTTGGTGGTCCTGCGGCCCGCGAACTCGGGGTGGGAGGCGACGTCGGTGGTGCCGCTGATGTCGTTCTCGTGGCGGCAGACGAGGTGGCCGTCCTTGGTCGGGACGACGTCCTGCTCCACGATGTCCGCGCCGAGGTCCAGGGCGAGCTGGTAGGAGCCGAGGGTGTGCTCGGGGCGGTAGCCGCTGGCGCCCCGGTGCCCGACGACGGTGGGGACGGGCAGGTCCCGCAGCGAGCGGCCGTCGCTCTTGCGCCCGGCGCTCTTGCGCGTGTCGTCGTCACGGCCGCGTTCGGCGGCCTCGGCGGTACCGGCGGCCGACAGCCCGATCGCGGTCGTTCCGAGCAGCGCGGCTCCGAGCAGCGCCCGGCGGCCGGGGCTCTTGCGCGTACGCTCTGTCATGGACGCTCCTCGCATGTGATGTTCGGCGGCTGCACCGGGCTCCGGCGCGGCCCCGAGCGTAGGCAGCGGTGCCGTACTGCGGACGGCGCGCGGGCCAACGCACGGCTAACACATGTCAACACTGCGTATCCAGTGCGTGAACCCGATGTGCGGTCGGCGGGTCGCCGCGAGTATCGTCCTCACCTGCACAGACCATCGCGTCACCGCCCCGGCCGGCCCGGCCACGACCCCGGAGGAACCGTTGTCCCGTCTCACGGTCATCAAGGCAGTGCTCGGACCGATCCTGCGCCTGATGTTCCGGCCTCAGATCGAGGGCGCCGAGAACATCCCCGGAGACGGTCCGGTGATCCTCGCGGGCAACCACCTCACCTTCATCGACTCGTTGATCATGCCGATCTGCTGCGACCGGCCGGTGTACTACATCGGCAAGGACGAGTACGTCACCGGCAAGGGCATCAAGGGCCGCATGATGGCCTGGTTCTTCACCGGCAGCGGCATGATCCCGGTGGACCGCGACGGCGGCCGGGGCGGTGTCGCGGCGCTGATGACGGGCCGCCGGGTGCTGGACGAGGGCGGCGCCTTCGCCATCTACCCGGAGGGCACCCGCTCCCCCGACGGCCGGCTCTACCGGGGGCGTACGGGCATCGCCCGCCTGACTCTGATGACGGGGGCGCCGGTGGTCCCGTTCGCGATGATCGGCACGGACAAGCTCCAGCCGGGCGGCGCGGGCATCCCCAAGCCGGGCAAGGTCACGGTCCGTTTCGGTGAGCCGATGGAGTTCTCCCGGTACGAGGGCATGGACCGCGACCGCTATGTGCTGCGCGCGGTGACGGACTCGGTGATGTCCGAGGTCATGCGCCTCTCCGGCCAGGAGTACGTGGACATGTACGCGACGAAGGCGAAGGCCGCGTAGCAGTACGGGCTTCCGGGCCCGCCACCCCGACGGAGTTGCTCCTCCGGGGTGGCGGGCTTTTTCGCGTACCCGGGCGGCCGCCGGGGCCCGACGGCCGTACTTCGTTACCGCTCCGGGCCGCCGGGCGGCAGCATGGGGGCATGGGCACCAAGCCGCTGCTGCTGATCGACATCGACGGTCCGCTCAACCCCTACCTGGCGCTGTCCAGGCCGCGGAACCCGGAGGGGTACCGGCGCCTGCGGACGCGTCCTACGGGGTGGGAGATGGGGCAGGGCCTGCCGGTACTGCTCAATCCGGCGCACGGCGGCGAACTGCTGGCACTGGCGGACCGGTACGAACTGGTCTGGGCGACCACCTGGAAGGACGAGGCCAACCAGTGGGTCGGGCCGCCGCTGGGGCTGCCGCCGCTGCCGTTCGTCGACTGGCCGGTGGTGGGCGGGAGCACGGGCGACGGGGTCTTCTGGAAGACACCGCACGTCGTGGCGTA from the Streptomyces sp. NBC_01335 genome contains:
- a CDS encoding GNAT family N-acetyltransferase, with the protein product MTTTFPSISISTDRLVLRPYDMADLPALADMMNDEAVTAWTDAPHPYTRIDAERWIRRIAPGERTQGHGIVFAVHEFLTQRLVGSVRLLNTDWRTRSTEVVYVTAHWARGEGYATESVLALAEWLFRDQAFERIELRTQADNTASQQVAQKLGCISEGVLRNARIARTQTEDGGWVDFRTDLIVWGLLPEDIEGVAEQLADAGGYGTYNDWN
- a CDS encoding MetQ/NlpA family ABC transporter substrate-binding protein, whose product is MRKTIKLSAAAAATAALALGLSACGTDSDPSAGGTGASADTSKALVVGASPTPHADILNFVKKNLAAKAGLKLEVKEFTDYVLPNTATETGQIDANFFQHKPYLDDFNKKNGTHLVPVVNVHLEPLGLYSKKVKSVSGIKSGQTIAVPNDTTNEGRALLLLADEGLITLKAGVGTDAKLSDITDAKGLKFKELEAATVPRALDDVDAAVINGNYAIEAKLTPSKDALAIEKAEGNPYANILVVKKGGEKDPRVEKLAKLLNSDEVKKFIEDTYKGSVIPAFGTPAAS
- a CDS encoding methionine ABC transporter permease, giving the protein MTWSEMQPLLTQGTVDTLYMVLWSAVVTVAVGLPLGVLLVLTDKGGLLQNTVVNKIVGAVVNIGRSLPFIILLIALIPFTTWVVGTFIGPTAMIVPLAVGAIPFFARLVETAVREVDHGLVEAVQSMGGSIPTIVRKVLLPQALPSLISGITTTVIVLIGYSAMAGAVGGEGLGSKAVTYGFQRFDNQFMIVTVVLLIVIVTVVQLIGDLAGRLLARRGRTAS
- a CDS encoding methionine ABC transporter ATP-binding protein, which codes for MITTSGLTKVYQSRDREVTALDGVDLHVEEGEVFGVIGQSGAGKSSLIRCVNLLERPTSGTVTVAGQDLTALAGRGRRAGKELREARSRIGMVFQHFNLLASRTVQGNVELPLEILGVPGRDRSRKALELLDLVGLGDKAKAYPGQLSGGQKQRVGIARALAGDPKVLLSDEATSALDPETTRSILQLLRDLNQQLGLTVLLITHEMDVVKTICDSAALMRRGRVVESGTVGELLATPGSELAHELFPVGGGTSGPGRTVVDVTFHGDAAGRPVISQLSRTYNIDISILGAAMDTVGGNQIGRMRIELPGGFEENVVPIGFLREQGLRAEVVDEAAATAIPVQTPAPLTEEAAK
- a CDS encoding GNAT family N-acetyltransferase — encoded protein: MGMSVIISAATPDDAEQLFRLQYLCFQSEAELYGNYRIDPLVQTLESVQAELATDLVFVARLGDEVVGAVRGSTADDGTGRIAKLCVHPRLQGHGLGARLLRAAEAGLTAERAATRFRLHTGHRSENNLRLYRRAGYAQVGAETGEDGVRLILLEKEVAAAEEYLASA
- a CDS encoding sigma-70 family RNA polymerase sigma factor; translated protein: MVLTALHPLVRAEVTAESPAAGTDPADLEQTVWLRLLERLASGAALPDPARWVRDTVRADVRRARRAALREHPHADEGPDAGPDSCPERATLGADERRALRAAVARLPGRCTGLLTALLDPGDRTYREIAGELGMSQGSLGPMRSRCLGCLRIILAAEVAAPRARGRVR
- a CDS encoding glycerophosphodiester phosphodiesterase, producing MTERTRKSPGRRALLGAALLGTTAIGLSAAGTAEAAERGRDDDTRKSAGRKSDGRSLRDLPVPTVVGHRGASGYRPEHTLGSYQLALDLGADIVEQDVVPTKDGHLVCRHENDISGTTDVASHPEFAGRRTTKTVDGVALTGWFTEDFTLAELKTLRATERIPGNRQKNTLYDGRWEIPTFEEVLRWAEAEGRKRGKPVWLYTETKHPSYFRGLGLALEEPLAKLLRRYGRDRADAALILQSFEPDSVRRLSRLVSTPRIVLLGGANSRPWDFTEAGDPRTVADLVTPAGLKWMATFAQGIGPTLDLVVPRDSAGRLAAPTTLVRDAHAQGLILHPYTMRNENTFLPSEFRRGTDPNAYGDAFGAFRAYFATGIDGIFSDNADTALLAAADARRA
- a CDS encoding lysophospholipid acyltransferase family protein — its product is MSRLTVIKAVLGPILRLMFRPQIEGAENIPGDGPVILAGNHLTFIDSLIMPICCDRPVYYIGKDEYVTGKGIKGRMMAWFFTGSGMIPVDRDGGRGGVAALMTGRRVLDEGGAFAIYPEGTRSPDGRLYRGRTGIARLTLMTGAPVVPFAMIGTDKLQPGGAGIPKPGKVTVRFGEPMEFSRYEGMDRDRYVLRAVTDSVMSEVMRLSGQEYVDMYATKAKAA